The genomic interval AACCGGGGCATCACCAGCGGCCGCGCTCGTGGTCAGCAGCACCGCGTCACTCTGATCCGCATGGTCGCTGATGGTCAGGGTGACGTCATAGTCTCCCGCCGAGGCGAAGCCATGAGTAATGGTACCGAGCGTGGCGCCACCCTGTGTCCAGTCACTGTCGAGCGGTGTCACCTTGACGTTGTCGTAGCGCATGCTCTGGTTGTAGGCGAGCAGGCCAATGCCACCTTCCGGGTGCGCGGCGCTGGTTGCCTCGACCTGTAAGGTCTCGGTGCCACCTTCGGGGGTAACAAAGAGCTGCATGGTGTCGCCCACCACACGCAGACGCATGTGATACCAGCGATCCGGATCGAAACCCACGCCTCCTTCTGCCAGTGTCGCCGCAGTGTTCCAGTCGTAGAACCGCCAGAAATCCCAGCTGTTCAACGAGTAGAGCAGGAAACTGTTCTGAGCACCCGAATTGCCCGCGGTGTTGGGATGGTGGAACGCGATGCCAACATATCCGTCGGTGGTGCCAGGCAGCACATTGAAGTCGAATTCGAGCTCGAAATCCTGATAAGTGCGATCGACATCCTGCAGCCAGCGCCAGGCACCACCCGACGCGATCACATTGACTTCACCGTCGACGACGGTCCAGGTGCCACCGCCGTTCACCGTCCAGCCGGCGTAATCGCCATCATCGAAGTTGTCCGCCGTCGGTGACAGAGTCAGCGACGTACCGTCATCCCAGTCGAGCAGATAGCTGGCTATCCCCTGCACATCAGCGGATGCCGCCACGTCATACCAGCCGGTCCAGGTGCCCAGCGAAGCAGCTGTCTCATCGAGGGTCGCCGGTCCCACCAGATCAGCAACAGGCGTATCGGCACCCTGTGCGGTCACCGTGGTGGTGGTGGTGCCCGTCTGACCCACCTGATCATAGACCGTGAGGGTGACAGTGTAGGTGCCTGCCGCGGCATAGGTCGGACGGGGATAGACCTCAACCGAGTCGACCTGCAGGCCATCGGCAGCGTCGAAATCCCACTCGTAACGGACCACCGGACCATCCGCATCGCTTGAAGCTGTGCCATCGAGAGTGCCATGCCAGTGGCCGTTAATGGCGTTCTGCTCACCGAACACATAGACCCCGCCGGTGTCCGCGACCGGATTGTTGCCGTAGACGACGACCCGCACACCGAAGCTGTCCATCTGGCCGTCGTCATCGGTAACCGTGAGCACCACGGTGAAGTCGCCCTCGTTCAGGAAGGTGTGGTCGACCGTCTCACCGGTGCCGACGTTGCCGTCGCCAAAATCCCAGTCATAGCTTGCGATGCTGCCGTCGTCATAGGACGCGGTCGCATCGAAACTGACGACGCCGCCTTCATTGACCGAAGCAAGATTTGCTGTGGCACGGGCGAATGGCTGCCCGTTGACGCGGCCGACCGGTGCGGCGACACCCATCGAACTGGAAGGCATGGCACTGACCAGCTGCCGCGTTCCAAAGGTGGCATCTCCGTTACCCGGGTAATACCAGATCTGATTGAGCGTGTACGTGCTCGCAACGATGTCCGTGTTCCCGTCATTGTCGAAATCGTAGGGTGCATAGGCACCGTATGTTCCGAGATCGAGACTGGGTTGCAACACCCCGCCGAGGAAGGTGCCGTCACCGTTGCCCTGGTAGAAATAACCGTCCCCGGTGCTGCCGTTAGCGCCGAAGACATCCAGCAGACCATCGTTGTCGAAATCAGCCACCGCGATGCCATATACATCGCTCAGCGTGCCTATCTGACTGGTCGTGAATCCACCCGCGCCGTCGCCCCGATAGAGGTATATCGGTCCGTTGCTCAGGCCCCGGACAAAGTCCATGTTGCCATCGTGATCCACATCGCCCGCATCCATACCCCGGCCTGAACCGGTACCTGCATCGGGCAGTTGCGTCGCCGTGAACCCGGACACCATCCGCGGTCGCGTGAAGCGGAAATCGTCGAACCAGAACTGCTGGCCCGTGGTTGCATTGTTGGCCGTATACCACTCGAATTCAGCCAGTCTGGTCGCGGTGGGATATACGCTGCGGACCGCCTGATAAATGTCGATCTCGGCCGTATGCCAGGCATCATCATCTATCAGTGGCACGGCGTGGGGTGATACCGGGTAGATGCCCGGATCGGCACTTGCCGTGCCGCCGATCTGCACCCATCCCAGCAATGTGCCGTTGATGTCGTAGACGTTCAAAAGCATACCTACCGGGGTACCTGCAGGAATTCGGTAGTCGAATCGCACCGAGGATCCACTGGTGAAGTACATATTCGACGGATTGATGTCGATCGACAGTTCGGTCGGCGTGCCGGTGGCGAACACGCGCATCGACCAGGTGCTGCCGTTCGGAGGAGCCGTGGTGTTATCGCGGGCGAGGGACGTTCGGACGAGCTGGCCGCCCCAACCATCGTTCCCGGTCTCGAAGTCTGCAACCAGGAAATTCTCGGCCTCGGTCACCAGTGGTCCGGTATTTTCGAAATACCAGGCACGTGCGGTGTTGGTGTCGAGCACGAAGTCCATGTCCGCGTCGTTGTCGAAATCTTCCGCTGCCATGTCCATCAGATAGCCGGGGTTCGAACCGTCGAATCCACCCAGATACACGGGTGCCAGGAACTGGCCGGCCTCGCGGCGGAACAGATACAGATCAAGCAGCGCGCTGTTCGGAGTACCGGTGATCAGATCGAAATCGTCGTCACCGTCGAAATCGGCGATGACCACGCCTGCAGTGGTCCCGCCGGTCGATACATCCTGTTCCGGACGGAAATCGAAGGTACCGTCACCGCGGCTGGTACCTGTAAACAGCCGATTGTCGTAAGTGATGGCGCCGATGTAGACCTCAGCACCCATGGTGATCGTATAGGACTGGCTTGCGGTTGCGCCGAAGCTATCGGCTACTTCCACCGTCACGTCGTGGCGCAGAGCAATCCCGGTGCCCGGCAGCCAGGAGATCAGACCCGTCGCCGGGTCGATGGTCATCCCGGCTGGCATCGTGGTCAGAGCGTAGGTGATCACATCACCTACTGCGATCTCCGCATCGGCGACGGCGACCTGATAGCGATAGGGAACGGCTTCCGAGGCTGCCGTGTTTGGTGTCGAGACAATACTGGGCGCAGTGTTGATATCGCCCACCACCACGGTGAAATTGGTGGTGTCACTGTGGCCGTCGGCGTCAGTGACTGTCAGGGTACCCTGATGAAAACCGGGTGCCGTGTACTGATTGAAACTGATGAAGGGACCGGATCCAACATAGCCATTGTCGAAATTCCACGCGTAGCTGACGATACCGACATCGTCCGTCGACAAGGAGCCGTCGAACAGAATGCTCTGGCCCGGAGTGATCTGCAGATAGGGTGCCGCCACCCGTGCCTCTGGAGCGCCCGGTTCGACCAGGCGTATGTCGTCCACCAGCACTGCAGAATCACGGCGACCGTCTCCCAGATCTTCGATCCGCAGTTCCAGGGTGACCAGATCGCTGCCGTTGGCCGAGCCGGCGACATTGGCCACCATGGTGCGGAAGCCGGTCTGCAATCCATAGCCGGTCCAGGGGGCCTCGTAAAAGCTGTCGAAGGTGTCTGAAGTCAGCAGAGTTTCTTCACCGCCGGCAGTCACCAGCACCAGCTTCACACTGAAGGCATCGTTGGCAAAGCTCGGATCCGGCTCGTCGGTGAGGAGGTTATAGTCGATCCTGAGGGTTTCGTACGCCGGATCGATGGTGAAACTGGCGATTGAGATGGTGCTCACGTCCGCATCCGCCGGTGTCGAGCCGAAGTCCGGCTCGGTCGTCAGCAGCAGCGCCTGACCGCCCTCGGTCGCCTCGAGGATGCCGAGACCGGTGACGATCATCGCATCACCGGTAGTCGTCATACCACCCAGACCCGTTTCGAAACTGCCGTCGGCAGCACCGAGGATATTGGTCTCGGCGAGGATGGTGCCCGGCAGACAACTCAGCAAGACCGAGGCAGCGGTGAGTCGACGGATATAGGCGGCTGTTTGTCGTTGTTTATGCATGGCCATCACTCAAACAACCCCGGGCACGCAGGCTCGTCACCGAATAGAGATGGATCGTCCGCGGGTTGCGGTGCAGGATGCTGATCCGAAACGGTGTTTCCCACGAGCGCCAGGAAGGTGAAATAGGACAGATAGATCGCAATGATGTTGGTCGCCAGACTGAACCGTTTCGCCGCTGCCAGTCCGGTCACCAGTCCCAGCGCATACTCCTTCTTGACGAAGTGGTTAAATCCGCAGTTCACATAGTGCGCGGGCTTACCATCATGTTCAGGCAGCCACTTCATCCAGGTGGCCGAGTTATTGGCGTGTATCAGCGATACCACCTTGCCTGCGGTGGTGGACATCTTGTAAACGACACCGTAAGCCTTCTCGACCGCGCCGCCGCCGAGATTGACCACCTGCGTGATGTCCTCTGCATCCAATGCGGCCTCGACAGATGCAGCATTGAATCCGAGCGCCTCCCTGGTCGAGCTCTCGTTCAGACGCAAATTCGGGATATTGATGGCGATCTCGTTGATCTCGTCGTAGACCTCCTTCGCCGGTTTCAGGATCGTGTTGTAGGCGAGGGTCGCCAGTGTCGCCGAGATTGATATCGAAATAGAGATCGAGATCATGCCGAATCGCCCGGTCGGGTCGATTGCGTTCACCGGATTGTTAAACGCGTACTGATACGGGTGCAACGTCATCGGCATGAACGGATCGCCCTGAGCGGGGTCGCGGCTGATGAACCGCGCTACCTCGGGATCGTAATAGCGCTCACGCATATAGTAGAGGCCCGTATCCGGGTCGAGTCGCTGGCCTGCGAACCTAAACTCGTTGGTCGTGGTGACCGTGCTGCCCGCATCGGTACCGTAGGCATCGTAGTCATAGCTGTCTGTTACAGCACCGCTTGCGTTCGTCAGCAGTCGCGCGCTGCCGAGCGCATCCGGATGGAAGTATGCCGCGATACCGCTGCGATCCGAACTCACCAGACCGTGGCCATAGACGTAGCTCGCCTGCACCGTACCAGCCCCATCGCGCTCGAGCAGTGTCTGTGCGAGACCGCTGGGATCGGTGAGGTCCACCACGTAGCCTGTGGTCACGCCGTTGACCGTACGGCTGACCCGGTTACCTGCAGCATCGTAAGTAAACTGACTCACCGTCCCGCCGGGTTCCACGCGTTGAATCAGACGGTTGCGTGCGTCGTAGGTGAAGGTGGTGACATCCACGCCGTCGGTTATCGTCGTGAGATTTCCGCGCGGGTCATAGGCAAAGGACCGGGCGCCAACCGTGAGGATCCGATCATTCACATCGTAGGTTGCCGTTTCGGAGCCGCCACCGGGAAGTGGAATCGAGATGATGTTGCCGACCGCGTCATAGGAATAGCCCGATGTACTCGTGCCATCGGTTACCGAGGACAGCCGGTTGAGCACATCGTAGCTGTAGTCGAGCGTGCGGCCTGCTGTTTCGATGACCTGAACCCGGTTGCCGGCTGCATCGACATCGTACAGATAGTCAGCAAGTACAGTGGTGCCATCCGGCGCAAGGTGAGTCACCCGGGCTGTACGATTGCGCGAATCGTAGGTGAGAACCGCACTCGTACCATTCGGATAGTCGATGCCGGTGACATTGCCGGAAGCATCGTATTCATAGCCGGTCACACCAGCATCGGGATCCGTGACCGAGATGATGCGGTCAACCTCATCGAAGGCATACAGGATAGTGCCCTCGGGCGACGTGATCGAGATGCGGTTACCCGCCGTATCGTAGACGTAGTTCAGCGTCACACCATCAGGCGATGCCGCCGACACAAGACGATCGCGAACGTCATAACCAAAGGTCCAGGTTCCGAGCGCACTGGTGGCAGTAGCGAGCATCCCGCCATTCGTATACGTGTAGCTCTCGACGCTGCTGTCGGGGAAGGTCCGGCTCACGAGCCGGTCGCGGCTGTCGTAGGTGTAGGTTGTCGTCGCGCCGGAGAAATCAACGTGCGTGAGCACGTTACCCATCGCATCATAGGTCCAGGACTCCGCCTGACCGCCCGGCAGAGACTTCGACAGCATTCGGCCGAGCGCATCATATGTGAAGGATGTCGTGCGACCGAGTGCATCGGTCTGGGTGAGACGATTGCCCGCTTCATCATAGGTGTAGCTGGTGACCCCACCCAGCGCATCGGTCACGGTGAGCAGATTGGCTGCCTCGTCATAGGTATAGCTCGTGACATTACCGCGCGGGTCTGTCACCGAAGTCACCCTTCCGTTTGCACCGTAGGTTTTTCCGACCGTCGCACCATCAGGCAGCTGGGTTTGTGTCAGGTACTCGGAAAACAGCATCGTAGTGTCGTACACATAGGTGGTCACGTTGCCGTTCGGATCGGTTTTTGTCGCAGGACTCACCTGATCGAAGTCATAGGTGTAGGTCGTCACACCACCGGCCGCGTCTGTTTCAGTAAGTACCCGGTTCAATCCGTCATAGGTATAGGTGGTGACGTTACCCAGCGTGTCTGTCTGGGTGAGCAGATTGCCACCCGCATTGAATGTACTCACAGTGGTGCCGCCATCGGCGTAGATCACCCTGGTGAGCCGGTCGCCGCTGTCGTATTCGAAGAAACTCGTCCGCCCGCCCGTATCCGTGTGCGCCGTCTTCCGCGAACGCAGATCGTAGGAGAACAGTTCCGACGTGCCATCGGGATGGCTGATACGGGACAGGTTGCCGCGACTGTCATACTGATAGCTGGTCACTCGACCCAGTGAATCGGTCAGACTGGTACGGCGATTGCTGCCATCGTAGGCATAGGTGGTCACGCCACCTAAGGGGTCCGTAATCGTGAGTACATTGCCGTTGCCGTCGTAGGTGTAGGCCGTGGACTCCACCACCGGAGAACCACCCACGGTTCTGGTAATCGCCGACGAGGTGCGCCTGCCCAGCGTATCGTAGTTAAACGACCTGACCAGCCCGTTTGGCGAAGTGATCGTGGTTGCGTTACCGGAAGCATCGTAACCAAGTGTCGTGACCCCGGCAGCCGTGGTCAGTGCGGTGGGGTTGCCCTGCGCGTTGTAGGTCAGCCCCTGCACAAGATCGCCGTTTGCATCGCGTTGCGCGGTCACGTTGCCATTCGTATCAAAGGAGAAGTTCAGCTCCTCGCCACCGGCCGCCGCGATCTGGGTGATGCGTCCGGCCGAATCGTAAGCGTAGCTGGTGAGGTTGCCTAGCGGATCGGTCTCCGAGGTCATCTGGTCATTGGCGTTGTACGTGAACGACCGGACAAAACCGTTCGGATTCGTCTCGGTCAGCTTGTTGCCACGACTGTCGTATGTAAACGTGCTGGCTGCGGCACCCACGCTGCCTGAAACGACATTGCCGTCCTCGTCGTACTGCACCACCCGGATCGTGCCACCACCATCTGTAACAGTTTCGGTGCCGTTGATGACGTCATGGTCGTACTCGCGACGGTTACCAGCACCGTCGATCTGCGCGATGAGGCGTCCGCCCGCATCGTATTCGTTGCGTAGAGGGGTATTCCCCAATGGATCAATTATCTGAGTGAGATAGTGGTCCGGCGCATAGACGAAGGTCGTGGCATTGGCCGCACGATCAGTGACAAGACTCAGATCGCCATTGCTGTCGTAACTGTAAGTAATCGGGTTATTCACCGGATCCCGGATGGTGGTGATGCGGCCCTGACCGTCGCGGGTAAAAGACACGGACTTGCCGCTCGAATGCACAACGCCGCTGTTGCTGATGAACAGTGAATTGCCGTTGGCATCGCCGATGCGTTCGACCCCGTTGATCAGATTGAGATCGTACTCCCGTCCGTCGAGGGTGGTGAGGCGCACATCCTGCGGGTTGTACACCAATCCAAATCGAGAATCGAAGATGTCATAGGTCAGTGAGTCAGAGCCGTTCATCCACGCCACTTCATTGGTGCCGATTATGTCGAGCGTCGCTCCCGGCACGCCGCCAACCTGCACGAATGACACCTGGCCGCCCGTACATCCACCGCTGATTGCACTTCCGAATCCGAAGAATTCCACCTGAAACGCAAATTTGTAAAACTCGGTATCCGAAAAGCGGACTTCGGTGATGTGGAACAGGTCTTCATTCGCGATGCTGCATGGCGGATTGAAGAATCCCCCGCCTGGGGTGATGAACCAACCCGCCCCCAGTTCCCTGTTGTTGGTGTAGGTGCCTTCGTTCTCCACTTCCAGATGCCAGCCGTTGCCGAAATCCTCCACTGCGCTGCGACGTCGACTGTCGTAGGTGCGCTTGATGGTGATCGGTATACCCGCCACCGGTACCTTCAGGTCCGTGTAGGTGATCGTGAAGACGCCCGGTTTGAACTCACCGTCCGCCGTGTATACGCGTATCGTCTGCGCCGACAGTCCGTTGATGTCGATCGCACTCAGGCGGATATCGTAGAGCCCGTTCTCCAGCACGCTGGTGTCGAGTGCGCCGAGCACACCGCTCTCCACCGCCTGGGTGCCGGTATCGAAGGTCGTGAACGGATCTCCGCTGCCGGTAGCCCGGTAGGCGAGTTCGTAGCTCACCAGGGTGAGGTCCGTGGCCGTTCCGGTGAACTCCGCCACACCCGTGATATCACTCCCCTCCGCGGGTGCCGTGATCGACACGACCGGGGGTGCCGTATCCGTCGACGGATCCACCGCGTTGAACACCACGGTATCGGTGCCGGTGTTGCCGGTCGGGTCGGTAGCAGTGGCTACCGCCGTGTAGCTGCCAAGCGTTGGGGGCACGAACTGAGCCTGATGGCTTGCGTCGAGGACCAGCGGTGCACCGTTCACCTCGAGGGTCCGACTCAGCACGAAGACATTGTCGGTGGCGTTGACTGTCAGAGTCACAGTGCCGCCCGGGATCGTAGCACCCGGTACCGCGACCAGATCGACTACCGGTGCCTCGTTGTCCGGAATCCCCGCGGCGACGACGGCCACGACCTGGGTCGCGACGTTACCCGCCGGATCCGTCGCGGTGGCGGTAAAGGTATAGGTACCGGGAATAAACGGCGTGTAGCTGCCTGCACCCGCAGCGTTCAGTGCAATCGGCTGATCCACCGGGCCGCCGGCAGGACCGGTCACCGTCACGCCGAAAGACGCTACCGCGATGTTATCCGTTGCACTGGCATTGATTGCGATCGGATTGGTGATGTCGACCGGATCCGGGGTTGCGCTCAGGGTTACCACCGGATCATCGACATCCGCCAGTACCGTGATCGTCGTGGACTGGAAGCCCGAATTGCCTGCAGCATCTGCAGCTTCGGCAAGCACGGTCAGCGCACCGATGGCAAGCGGCGCATAGTTCGCTGTACCAGCAGAAGTCAGCGGAACGTTGACACCGCCGACGGTCAACGTACGGCTGACGACACCGCGATCATCGGTCGCGGTCACCTGGAAGCTGGCACTCTGACCCTGTGTGACAGTGTCCGGGGTCACGTTGACCGTGACTATTGGATCGGCCACGTCATTGGCCTGCGCAAGGAAGGCGGCCTGTCGGTTCGAGACATTGGCGAGGTTGTCCGTCGAGGTGACGCTGACGCTGTGCACACCGATCTGGCTCGGCACGAAACTGTACTGCCCACCACCGAGATCGGTGGGTGCTGTGGTGCTGGTATCGGGCTGCACGATCTGTACCGAGGTGGATGCCACGCCGTCCTCATCGAAGGTGCTGACCAGGATGCTGACCGTGTCGGTCACCTCAATGTAGTCCGGTGTAATGTCGATCAGAATCCGCGGCGCGGCTATGCCGTTGTCGTAGTAGCGGTTCTGACCCTGGGGTGTGGCCACCAGCAGGTCGAGATCGAAGTCCTCGTCCGCATCGACAAAGGCCACTCCAAAGCTGCGACGATCATCGACCGGCAATTCAGTCGCCGTGGCGTCGCTGAAGGTACCGGCACCGTCGTTCAACAGCAGATGATCCTGGCCGAGCGCTCCTACCAGCAGATCCAGCGACCCGTCGAAATCGATGTCACCGGTCACCACCTTCACCGCAAAGCCGTTGACTACCGGCACCTGCCCCGCGCCCGCCTGCACAAAGGTCCCGGCACCATCACTGTTGATCAGCAGCCCGACACCGGCGCCGCCTTGAGCTACCGCGATGTCGTTGTCGCCATCCCCGTCCGCATCGAAAATCACCGCATCACCGGAGCCATCGAGTGCCACTGGCAACTGTGCTGCCGTTACATCCGTGAATGTGCCCAGGTTGTCGTTCAGATGCAGACGGTTCTGACCGGAAAAGTTGGCAAAGAAAATGTCGGGTGAGCCATCGCCGTTGACATCATCCAGTGCAACGCCGTAACTCAGATCCGTATCCGCCGCGAGTCGTCCTGCCGGAGCACCTGCAAACACCCCCGCTCCGTTGTTCAGCAGCAGTTGATTGGCCGATGCACGATTGGCAACCACCGCATCGATGTCGCCATCGCCATCCACATCGTCCAGCGCCACATCGAGGCTGGTGGCGTTTCCGACCGGCAGACGGGCAGCTGTCTGATCCGTAAAGAAGCCGGAACCATTGTTGATCAGGATCCGATTCTGACCATCTCCCACCAGCAGAGCATCCACACCATTGACGCCGTCGACATCGGCGAAGGCCACAGCCAGCGTGGTGTGCAGCATCGCCGGTAATCTGGTCGCGGTCTCGTCGACAAAGTTCCCGGAGCCGTCGTTCACCAGCAGCCGGCTCTGACCGCGATTGGCCACCAGCACATCGAAACCGTTCACCCCGTCGATGTCAGCGACCGCGAAATCGTAGGAATCATCAGTGTCTACCGGGAAGCGGGTGTCGGTCTGATCGTTGTAGGCACCAAAGGCGGAGCCGATCAGAAACCAGGGCTGCAGCAGCGCGATGATGAGCGCGTAACTTATCGATCTCAGCCCCGGAGTTGTCTTTCTCAATGCTCGCACAGCCTCGTCTCCTGATGACGTCCGTCAGCCGGCTTCGCGGTTCAGATCGGGAACCGCGTCGTCGCCGTCACCTGTTGGTTTGTGTTGTTCGTATAGTTCGCGCAGTGAATGCAGCGCGCTGAAATCCAGATCTGCCGGTAATTGCGACAGATCGTTGAAATACAGGTCCCAGAGTTCTGCGGCATCCATCCACCCGCGGCCGGGGATGTAGATCTGATCGCCGGATTCGTTGTAGCGCAGGCTTGTGGACAGCTGCGCTGAGTCGACGGGCTGGTCGACCGGGCGTTGGTCTGCAGACTGGTGGAGCGAGGAATCCTGGATGGCTGCGGCCCGAGAGGCCTCCATGGCGGGATCCGCCACCTGGCGGGTCGCGGACTTCGGCTCGCCACATCCCCATGACAGAAGCATGACTACGGCAACGAGTCCGTAACGGACCCGGAATACCCTCGTCCCTTTGCTATCGATCAGCTGAACCAACCATCCCCCTCAAGCCCGTACATCCCCTGCAGTCCCGTGCCGTCTTCAGGACCTGCGAATACCCCGGAATTCCAGCCATGGCTCCGTGGACCATGCCGCAAGCAGTCAGAATTCCTCAGGCAGACAAAATTCGGAAAGCAATATTCGAGCCGATTCTGGATGTGCCCCCGAGAAGCCTGTCAAGTCAATGACTTAACTGATGGCACCTCGCCGCATTGATGAATGTTTAGACAGGGGTGTCAGAAATTCCGACACGG from Pseudomonadales bacterium carries:
- a CDS encoding FG-GAP-like repeat-containing protein; the encoded protein is MRALRKTTPGLRSISYALIIALLQPWFLIGSAFGAYNDQTDTRFPVDTDDSYDFAVADIDGVNGFDVLVANRGQSRLLVNDGSGNFVDETATRLPAMLHTTLAVAFADVDGVNGVDALLVGDGQNRILINNGSGFFTDQTAARLPVGNATSLDVALDDVDGDGDIDAVVANRASANQLLLNNGAGVFAGAPAGRLAADTDLSYGVALDDVNGDGSPDIFFANFSGQNRLHLNDNLGTFTDVTAAQLPVALDGSGDAVIFDADGDGDNDIAVAQGGAGVGLLINSDGAGTFVQAGAGQVPVVNGFAVKVVTGDIDFDGSLDLLVGALGQDHLLLNDGAGTFSDATATELPVDDRRSFGVAFVDADEDFDLDLLVATPQGQNRYYDNGIAAPRILIDITPDYIEVTDTVSILVSTFDEDGVASTSVQIVQPDTSTTAPTDLGGGQYSFVPSQIGVHSVSVTSTDNLANVSNRQAAFLAQANDVADPIVTVNVTPDTVTQGQSASFQVTATDDRGVVSRTLTVGGVNVPLTSAGTANYAPLAIGALTVLAEAADAAGNSGFQSTTITVLADVDDPVVTLSATPDPVDITNPIAINASATDNIAVASFGVTVTGPAGGPVDQPIALNAAGAGSYTPFIPGTYTFTATATDPAGNVATQVVAVVAAGIPDNEAPVVDLVAVPGATIPGGTVTLTVNATDNVFVLSRTLEVNGAPLVLDASHQAQFVPPTLGSYTAVATATDPTGNTGTDTVVFNAVDPSTDTAPPVVSITAPAEGSDITGVAEFTGTATDLTLVSYELAYRATGSGDPFTTFDTGTQAVESGVLGALDTSVLENGLYDIRLSAIDINGLSAQTIRVYTADGEFKPGVFTITYTDLKVPVAGIPITIKRTYDSRRRSAVEDFGNGWHLEVENEGTYTNNRELGAGWFITPGGGFFNPPCSIANEDLFHITEVRFSDTEFYKFAFQVEFFGFGSAISGGCTGGQVSFVQVGGVPGATLDIIGTNEVAWMNGSDSLTYDIFDSRFGLVYNPQDVRLTTLDGREYDLNLINGVERIGDANGNSLFISNSGVVHSSGKSVSFTRDGQGRITTIRDPVNNPITYSYDSNGDLSLVTDRAANATTFVYAPDHYLTQIIDPLGNTPLRNEYDAGGRLIAQIDGAGNRREYDHDVINGTETVTDGGGTIRVVQYDEDGNVVSGSVGAAASTFTYDSRGNKLTETNPNGFVRSFTYNANDQMTSETDPLGNLTSYAYDSAGRITQIAAAGGEELNFSFDTNGNVTAQRDANGDLVQGLTYNAQGNPTALTTAAGVTTLGYDASGNATTITSPNGLVRSFNYDTLGRRTSSAITRTVGGSPVVESTAYTYDGNGNVLTITDPLGGVTTYAYDGSNRRTSLTDSLGRVTSYQYDSRGNLSRISHPDGTSELFSYDLRSRKTAHTDTGGRTSFFEYDSGDRLTRVIYADGGTTVSTFNAGGNLLTQTDTLGNVTTYTYDGLNRVLTETDAAGGVTTYTYDFDQVSPATKTDPNGNVTTYVYDTTMLFSEYLTQTQLPDGATVGKTYGANGRVTSVTDPRGNVTSYTYDEAANLLTVTDALGGVTSYTYDEAGNRLTQTDALGRTTSFTYDALGRMLSKSLPGGQAESWTYDAMGNVLTHVDFSGATTTYTYDSRDRLVSRTFPDSSVESYTYTNGGMLATATSALGTWTFGYDVRDRLVSAASPDGVTLNYVYDTAGNRISITSPEGTILYAFDEVDRIISVTDPDAGVTGYEYDASGNVTGIDYPNGTSAVLTYDSRNRTARVTHLAPDGTTVLADYLYDVDAAGNRVQVIETAGRTLDYSYDVLNRLSSVTDGTSTSGYSYDAVGNIISIPLPGGGSETATYDVNDRILTVGARSFAYDPRGNLTTITDGVDVTTFTYDARNRLIQRVEPGGTVSQFTYDAAGNRVSRTVNGVTTGYVVDLTDPSGLAQTLLERDGAGTVQASYVYGHGLVSSDRSGIAAYFHPDALGSARLLTNASGAVTDSYDYDAYGTDAGSTVTTTNEFRFAGQRLDPDTGLYYMRERYYDPEVARFISRDPAQGDPFMPMTLHPYQYAFNNPVNAIDPTGRFGMISISISISISATLATLAYNTILKPAKEVYDEINEIAINIPNLRLNESSTREALGFNAASVEAALDAEDITQVVNLGGGAVEKAYGVVYKMSTTAGKVVSLIHANNSATWMKWLPEHDGKPAHYVNCGFNHFVKKEYALGLVTGLAAAKRFSLATNIIAIYLSYFTFLALVGNTVSDQHPAPQPADDPSLFGDEPACPGLFE